Proteins co-encoded in one Oncorhynchus masou masou isolate Uvic2021 chromosome 22, UVic_Omas_1.1, whole genome shotgun sequence genomic window:
- the parietopsin gene encoding parietopsin — MGYRQQRTFFCSFSVIRWRACVFKLSNMDSTTAVGTPWRFGPTLNSTSPGFKSSTVAPTFFPRAGYSILSYLMFINAIFSVFNNTLVITVFVKNRTLLNPMNVIILSLAVSDLMIALCGSSIVTITNYHGSFFLGDEFCIFQGFAVNYFGLVSMCTLTLLAYERYIVVCKPMAGFKMNVRRSFQGLLGVWLFCLFWAVPPLLGWSSYGPEGVQTSCSLGWEERSWSNYSYLILYTLFCFLLPVAIIIYCYANVLTSMRQLNRSTELQGGRPCLQDNERAVRIVLAMIGAFFVCWLPYTALSVVVVVDPELHIPPLVATMPMYFAKTSPVYNPIIYFLSNKQFRDATLEVLSCGRYISHDPATDTVPMRSMTLRTTVGTRVGRKKQGISAHSRVLPL; from the exons ATGGGATACagacagcaaaggacctttttCTGTAGTTTCTCGGTCATACGGTGGAGAGCGTGCGTTTTTAAATTAAGCAACATGGACAGCACCACTGCCGTCGGCACACCTTGGCGCTTCGGCCCGACGTTGAACTCTACTTCTCCGGGCTTCAAATCTAGTACTGTGGCGCCCACATTTTTTCCACGGGCAGGCTACAGCATCCTCTCCTATCTCATGTTCATCAATGCAATTTTCTCTGTTTTTAACAATACTCTGGTAATAACGGTGTTCGTGAAGAATCGTACTCTCCTCAACCCAATGAATGTGATCATCCTCAGTTTAGCCGTGTCCGATTTGATGATAGCCTTGTGCGGTTCGTCGATAGTCACCATTACCAACTATCATGGTTCATTCTTTCTTGGCGACGAGTTCTGCATCTTTCAAGGATTTGCTGTCAACTATTTCg GTCTGGTGTCTATGTGCACGTTAACACTGCTGGCGTACGAGCGCTACATCGTGGTGTGTAAGCCCATGGCAGGCTTCAAGATGAACGTACGTCGGAGCTTTCAGGGGCTCCTGGGGGTCTGGCTGTTCTGTTTGTTCTGGGCCGTGCCCCCACTGCTGGGTTGGAGCTCCTATGGACCCGAGGGCGTCCAGACCTCCTGCTCTCTGGGCTGGGAGGAgag GTCCTGGAGTAACTACAGTTACCTGATCCTGTACACGCTGTTCTGCTTCCTCCTGCCAGTCGCAATCATCATCTACTGTTACGCCAATGTCCTCACCTCCATGAGACAG cttAACCGTAGTACGGAGTTGCAGGGCGGCCGTCCCTGTCTGCAGGACAACGAGCGGGCGGTAAGGATAGTGCTGGCCATGATCGGGGCCTTCTTTGTCTGCTGGCTGCCCTACACAGCCCTGTCCGTGGTGGTTGTGGTGGACCCAGAGCTCCACATCCCTCCGCTGGTGGCTACCATGCCTATGTACTTCGCCAAGACCAGTCCTGTCTACAACCCCATCATCTACTTCCTAAGCAACAAGCAG TTCCGTGATGCCACTCTGGAAGTCCTCTCCTGTGGGCGCTACATTTCCCACGACCCGGCCACCGACACCGTCCCCATGCGCTCCATGACCCTGAGGACCACGGTGGGCACAAGGGTGGGAAGAAAAAAACAAGGGATCAGTGCACACAGCAGGGTGCTTCCTctgtga